Sequence from the Phragmites australis chromosome 6, lpPhrAust1.1, whole genome shotgun sequence genome:
aaaatgcattgaTCTCTGCTTGCCACCTTGTCTGCTAGATGATCTGACAGAACCAATTGTTTCTGAAAAATACTGCAGATTTCGTTGTGTTACGATTGCTCAATTGCTGCTATGTAGATGAGCTAAATTGATCATTTGAAGTAATTTGACGAGATGCAAGCTGCAGGTAAGATTTTGACCTTGCTGTCTCCTATCTCTTAGAGTGTTCACTGCTTGTGTCATGTTTTCTTTACCTTTTCATCTCTGTCCTAATAATTGCGAGTAGGAAGATAATTGGACAAGTTGGCAAGGGGCTTGCAGATTTATTTAGCACTACTTCTTGGTTgctacatttttttcttttaattaatGCATTGTTCTATTAGTATCGACATGCTTACATCCATTCTATTATCTAAATCTGCACGATTTTGTCATGCATACTTCGATTGATGGCTATAGTAGTTTTAAATAAGTCTTCTTTTTCCTCATTAACTCAAGGTTTTTTCTCCAAAAGATGAAACACCTTGCCATACTTGAGATGGAACAACAGGCCACTGCGTGATGTTGGGCAAGGCAGATTGATTTCGGGAGAACGACGGGCTTGTACACGCTTTAATTGAGGCAGGTATTCTTCTGGTGGATACATAGTTACATTATTTTGTAGCTCATGTTGTTTCTACAATTGAAGAGTTCCTTCTCAGTGATGCCAACCATTTTTAATAGATGATTACGCCTTATCAGTTAATAAAAGTATAAGGCAGCCTTTTCATTCTCTTGGTCATGACTTAGCTGCAATAAGTGATAACGATTATTTTGTAATGCACATGCAGGATGGCTACGAACTAATGAACCAATTTTTAAGACATCTCTCAAGTCGTATAAGAATTTCTGACACGTACAGGAGATAGATAGTTTATAAAGAGAATAAGTTGATCTATGTCGttttgataaaattttgttattttgttttatctAAGTATGTGTGATCGAGTTACAAGGATACTGATAAAGATGGTCAAATAGGCTATTCGGGCTGGCCCGGCACGACCCGGCTCAGCACAGCCCATCTACTGTAACAGACCGTGCTGTGCTGGTCTGCGTGCctccccctcggcccacggcacggtccgttggtgaccgtgccgtgccgggccggtcCAAGGCCTGACAGGCACGATCGGCCCGGTGGGCACGGTGCACGGGTGGTCCGTTGGCATAGTCAACCCGAAAACATAAAAGAATAgtcacaaaattaaaaatatatataaaaaatagataaaaaaatagataaaaatagctacaaaattaaatatatatatatatataatagaaaataaacGGGCATATACGTGCCGAGCTGGATCGTGCCGAGCCATACCGGcctgggctgggccgtgcccgtgccggtcCGACTCgaccgggccgtgccggcccgccgtgccaCGCGCTCGGCCCGGCCCGTCTCGACTCGgatcgtgccgtgcctgggTTGTGTGTACAGTGTCGTGTCTCGAGCCGGTCTAGTAGGCACGatccatttggacatctttacaTACTGGTGTTATTTTACATGTGCTTTACCATATCAACTATTTTATCACACGATAAACTCTGGCTCCTGTTGCAATATTATAATTAGTCATGTGTTCAAGATATAATTAGTCGTGACATtcttgtgaaagtttttttttgccTCGCGGTTCGACATTATTGAATTTATTTTTGTCCTCACATGAATTCCACGTACACACTTAATAGTTAAGTTAAGGTCATGAGTATTTTGTGAACATTCCAAAATTTTagataaaacaaaataacagaAATAATGTATCAGCCTGCTCCAAGTAACTTGCCAGATCTGAAACAATGTAACTCTTTccgatatttttaaaatatattttttaacagaaaattaagaaatattgcacaaatttgaaaatagataaaaaattcgCTGATTGGTTATACgaaaagttgtttttttttcgtttttctcTAATAGTaccgaaaatagaaaaaatagtttaaTTTTTTCTATGCATGCAAAAATTATCTTTAGTGAGTGGTTCAGCAAAAAAatgtttattttgaaaatagtttgcccAAATGACAACACAAAGTGCttaattttttccttaatttttggttcatgtatttttgtcgatatttctttaattatttgatgtaaaattgtgtgactaattttttttagtaaagTAACCTAAGGAggttataattttttctttaataatagtagttgtgaagcataattatcaTAGAACTGATACGAATACCATAAGAGTGATCTATATTGTTATATCGGTAAGTAGTCATACAGTTCATATTGAGGAGGATCGTACTGTTAATTGACACAAATAAATAAGCATTTATCATAAGTGTAGAAGATATTTTAAGACTCACAAAGACTATAAGGATCGTAACAGAAGCACATTATCAGTTCAACCTCCTGGAGGATTGAAGTCGCTCTATGTTTCTTGGATAAGCTTGGTAGAGTTGAGAAAACTAGATTTCGCACAATGAACTCGTgacagtgttttttttttaattttttgaatttgtgcaatatttttgaaatttctgtaaaaaataatatttaaaaaatttcaactcttTCCTGAAGCAAATTGGCACGCAGACACAATATAATATGCAGATATCATCAAGTACACATCATGTGTGATCCCACAAAAAAATGCACATCATGTGCTGCGAAAGTGCCGGTCATGTCAACAAGTTATGCCCTTAAAAAACATGTCACCCGAATATCTGATGCTGCTGGTCAATAAGTACTTAGAGAAAGCTCTAGCATTTATCATCTATCAACTCCTATTTCCAACTGACAGCACTTCCAGTTCCACATATTACTTCAGTTCTTCCGGAGCACACTAACATTAGCATAAAATTAATGGAAGACAGAAGTGCCGCTTCCAAAGATTTATAGATGGTGGCAATTTGGGCAGCCACTTGCAGCACCACAGTTTTTTACCACAGGCCATTGCTGATACACCACCGAATACCCATGTCAACATCAAGTACGTCTCTTGCCTGCTGTATATACCTGTCAGCTGTGCCAGTGGGAGACAAAGGAAAGTATTTATCATCGTATCAAGAGACCGGGTATGTCCACGGCATCAGAATCCACGACGTATTATTCAACCACTGTCTCTGTAACCGCAGGCTGCAGTTTGTTCTCTATGGTTACACAATAACATGTCAACATCAAAGGGACCATGCTGACCTTATCCTTACTCCCAAGGCTGCCGATGCAAAGCATGGTGAATTCATTTGAATGTTCAAGTGCAGAGAAGTCACCATGAAGCACCATCAGCCAGCTGTACAAAGATAAGAGAGACTCCACCTGGACTACTAGTTTTAATCCTGGCATATGGACTTTTCTTGAACTCTGGTAGTAGCGAAGTCTGATTTGGATTGGCTGTGAAAGACAGCCATAGATTTCAGAACCAGTGTTCGTGCAGAAACAAAACTGTAACAAGTTGAACCCCTAGCGCACCGAATTTGACTAGGAATGATGTTTTGATTTCTGGATTGAGATACATATTAGGTACAGCACCAGATACAAGTAGTTGTGCAGTCATCGCCGGAAACCATGTCTGCAACAATGGTTCCTTCTCTTTCAATTCTCCTTGCTACGGCTTCCATCCTCTCTTTCTTTGCTCTATTTCCAAGAGCTGCATCTCGTGACATTCTACCATTGGGTTCTTCTCTCACTGTCGAAGCCTACCAAACCAACATCCTGCAATCATCGGATGGCACTTTCTCCTGTGGCTTCTACAGCGTCTACACCAATGCCTTCACGTTCTCAATATGGTACTCAAAGGCAGCCAACAAGACCATGGTCTGGAGCGCGAACCCTAACCGTCCTGTCCATGCCAGGAGGTCCGCTGTAACCTTGCAGAAGGATGGCAACATGGTCCTTACAGACTATGATAGCACAGTCGTGTGGAAGGCTGATGGTAACTTCACAAACGTTCGACATGCTCAGCTGTTGAACACTGGGAATCTCATCATCAAGGACTCGAGTGGCAGCACCCTATGGCAAAGTTTTGATTCACCAACAGACACTTTCCTACCAACTCAGCATATCACTGCTACTGCAAAGTTAGTCCCTACAACTCAATCACATAGTCCTGGTAACTACATCTTCCGTTTCAGCGATCTTTCAATACTATCACTTATATATGATGTTCCCAAAGTTTCGGATATATACTGGCCAGACCCTGATCAAAATATCTACCAGGATGGAAGAAACCAGTATAATAGTACTAGGTTGGGAGTCCTTGATAATAGTGGGATGCTTGCATCGAGTGATTTTGCTGATGGTCAACCACTTGTGGCCTCTGATGCAGGGCCAAACATTAAGAGACGGCTAACTCTTGACCCTGATGGTAATCTCCGTCTGTATAGCTTGAATGACTCAGATGGGTCATGGTCAGTTTCAATGCAAGCTATGTCCCAACCTTGCAATATTCATGGTTCATGTGGACCTAATGGAATCTGCCATTACTCACCTCAACCTACATGTTCATGCCCACCAGGTTATGTGATGAGCAACCAAGGTAATTGGACTGAAGGTTGTACATCTATTGTCAACATAACATGTGATCATCATGACCATGAATCTATGAAGTTTGTGAAGCTTCCGAATACGGATTTTTGGGGGTCTGATCAGCAGCATCTTCTGTCAGTTTCTTTTCAGACCTGTAGGAACATTTGCATCCATGACTGCACCTGTAAAGGCTTTCAATATCAGGAAGGTACAGGATCATGCTATCCAAAAGCTTATCTTTTCAGTGGAAGAACTTACCCAACACCTGATGTACGAACAATATATCTCAAGCTTCCAACAAGCGTGAATATTTCAAGTGTCCTTATTCCTCGTTCCAATGTGTTTGATTCTGTGCCACATCAGCTTGACTGTGCTCAGATGAACAAAAGCATCATAGAACCATTTCCAGATGTACATAAGACCGGTGGAGGAGAATCAAAGTGGTTTTACTTCTATGGGTTCATAGCTGCATTTTTTGTTGTTGAAACATCCTTTATTACATTTGCATGGTTCTTTGTTTTAAGAAGGGAGCTTAGGCCATCAGAATTATGGGCAGCTGAGGAAGGTTACAAAGTAATGACTAGTAATTTTCGAAGATATAGTTACAGAGAACTTGTCAAGGCGACTAGTAATCTTAAAGTTGAGCTAGGAAGGGGAGGCTCAGGCACAGTGTACAAAGGTGTCCTGGAAGATGATAGGCCAGTGGCTGTGAAGAAGCTGGAAAATATAAAGCAAGGCAAGGAAGAGTTTCAAGCTGAGCTGAGCATCATTGGGAAGATTAACCACATGAATCTTGTGAGGATATGGGGTTTTTGTTCAGAAGGATCTCATAGGTTGTTGGTTTCTGAATATGTTGAGAATGGATCACTAGCTAACATTTTGTTCAATGAAAAAAACAATATTGTGTTGGATTGGAAGGGAAGGTTCAATATCGCATTAGGTGTTGCGAAAGGACTAGCGTATCTTCACCATGAGTGCTTAGAGTGGGTCATCCATTGCGATGTGAAACCTGAGAACATACTCTTGGACCAAAATTTTGAGCCTAAGATCACAGACTTTGGGTTGGCGAAGTTACTAAACAGAAGGGGGTCCAACCAGAATGTATCCCATGTAAGAGGAACACTAGGTTACATTGCCCCTGAGTGGGTTTCCGGTCTCCCAATCACAGCAAAAGTAGATGTATACAGTTATGGGGTTGTGATTCTTGAACTTTTGTCAGGCACTAGAGTTACAGAGTTGGTTGAAGGTTCAGATGAAGTGTATAATATGCTTAGGAAGCTTGTCAGGATGCTTGCTGATAAATTGCAAGGGGAGGAACATTCATGGATCGACGGGCTTTTGGATTCAAAATTGAATCGTCCAATCAACTGTGTGCAAGCAAGAACACTAATCAAATTGGCAGTTTCCTGCTTGGAGGAAGACAGAGGCAGAAGACCAACTATGGAATCCATAGTCCAGACCCTCCTATCAGTTGATGATTGAACAGCCAAATTAACCATATGCAAGCTACTACATCGATTAACTTGGCAATTTCCTTCTTGGTGGAAGATACAAGCAAAATATCAACTATGAAACTTATAGTCCAGGCCGCCCTATCATTTGATAAAGGTAGTAATAAGTAGTATATTTTCAATATAGCATGTATTTTGAGTGTCTACACTGATGT
This genomic interval carries:
- the LOC133922533 gene encoding putative receptor protein kinase ZmPK1 isoform X2; its protein translation is MSATMVPSLSILLATASILSFFALFPRAASRDILPLGSSLTVEAYQTNILQSSDGTFSCGFYSVYTNAFTFSIWYSKAANKTMVWSANPNRPVHARRSAVTLQKDGNMVLTDYDSTVVWKADGNFTNVRHAQLLNTGNLIIKDSSGSTLWQSFDSPTDTFLPTQHITATAKLVPTTQSHSPGPNIKRRLTLDPDGNLRLYSLNDSDGSWSVSMQAMSQPCNIHGSCGPNGICHYSPQPTCSCPPGYVMSNQGNWTEGCTSIVNITCDHHDHESMKFVKLPNTDFWGSDQQHLLSVSFQTCRNICIHDCTCKGFQYQEGTGSCYPKAYLFSGRTYPTPDVRTIYLKLPTSVNISSVLIPRSNVFDSVPHQLDCAQMNKSIIEPFPDVHKTGGGESKWFYFYGFIAAFFVVETSFITFAWFFVLRRELRPSELWAAEEGYKVMTSNFRRYSYRELVKATSNLKVELGRGGSGTVYKGVLEDDRPVAVKKLENIKQGKEEFQAELSIIGKINHMNLVRIWGFCSEGSHRLLVSEYVENGSLANILFNEKNNIVLDWKGRFNIALGVAKGLAYLHHECLEWVIHCDVKPENILLDQNFEPKITDFGLAKLLNRRGSNQNVSHVRGTLGYIAPEWVSGLPITAKVDVYSYGVVILELLSGTRVTELVEGSDEVYNMLRKLVRMLADKLQGEEHSWIDGLLDSKLNRPINCVQARTLIKLAVSCLEEDRGRRPTMESIVQTLLSVDD
- the LOC133922533 gene encoding putative receptor protein kinase ZmPK1 isoform X1, whose product is MSATMVPSLSILLATASILSFFALFPRAASRDILPLGSSLTVEAYQTNILQSSDGTFSCGFYSVYTNAFTFSIWYSKAANKTMVWSANPNRPVHARRSAVTLQKDGNMVLTDYDSTVVWKADGNFTNVRHAQLLNTGNLIIKDSSGSTLWQSFDSPTDTFLPTQHITATAKLVPTTQSHSPGNYIFRFSDLSILSLIYDVPKVSDIYWPDPDQNIYQDGRNQYNSTRLGVLDNSGMLASSDFADGQPLVASDAGPNIKRRLTLDPDGNLRLYSLNDSDGSWSVSMQAMSQPCNIHGSCGPNGICHYSPQPTCSCPPGYVMSNQGNWTEGCTSIVNITCDHHDHESMKFVKLPNTDFWGSDQQHLLSVSFQTCRNICIHDCTCKGFQYQEGTGSCYPKAYLFSGRTYPTPDVRTIYLKLPTSVNISSVLIPRSNVFDSVPHQLDCAQMNKSIIEPFPDVHKTGGGESKWFYFYGFIAAFFVVETSFITFAWFFVLRRELRPSELWAAEEGYKVMTSNFRRYSYRELVKATSNLKVELGRGGSGTVYKGVLEDDRPVAVKKLENIKQGKEEFQAELSIIGKINHMNLVRIWGFCSEGSHRLLVSEYVENGSLANILFNEKNNIVLDWKGRFNIALGVAKGLAYLHHECLEWVIHCDVKPENILLDQNFEPKITDFGLAKLLNRRGSNQNVSHVRGTLGYIAPEWVSGLPITAKVDVYSYGVVILELLSGTRVTELVEGSDEVYNMLRKLVRMLADKLQGEEHSWIDGLLDSKLNRPINCVQARTLIKLAVSCLEEDRGRRPTMESIVQTLLSVDD